A single genomic interval of Megalobrama amblycephala isolate DHTTF-2021 linkage group LG17, ASM1881202v1, whole genome shotgun sequence harbors:
- the ftr87 gene encoding tripartite motif-containing protein 16 codes for MAETNISVDKEQFCCSVCLEVLWEPVTIPCGHSYCMECIKGYWRKCELKEEYSCPQCRRTFSPRPALSRNTMLADIVEKLRRTGLQDPGAKAADVECDVCTGKKHRAVKFCVKCQILFCEIHLKPHNERNRGRMHPLIEVTKQPQKRICSRHNKLRDVYCRTDQQCICSSCLKDGHKGHSVVSVLEERMEKQKHLEEAWKKSKQRCKEREKELKDIVKYVKRSAQAFEEDSEKIFIRLLRCVERKHSEVKEQIRCEERTALSQTEKFLERLNQQIVEHRRGEAELEALSNTEDHIQFLQNYKTLCAPPDTGSRPSIDVHPYFPLLILRKALTELRDKVSDVCDRELTKISELVDEHDQSAENSPSCLLNTETAHTHLQQTEPRTRGDFLQYCCDLMLDPNTANFFLHLSGEYSEVSTVHEPQPYPDHPERFSSWAQVLCTEGLSGCGYWEVEWGGGGGVSIGVSYKSIPRTGGNTDRKLGCNSKSWSLDFSDSLCLFRHSKFSVEIHTPAPHRVGVYLDHSAGTLAFYSISLADDTMILLHREQTTFTQPLYPGFWVGLGSTLKLCRTFSFSA; via the exons ATGGCAGAAACGAATATCTCTGTAGATAAGGAGCAATTCTGTTGCTCAGTGTGCTTGGAAGTGCTATGGGAGCCGGTCACTATTCCCTGCGGACATAGTTATTGTATGGAATGTATTAAAGGTTACTGGAGGAAATGCGAGTTAAAAGAGGAATACAGCTGCCCTCAGTGCAGACGCACCTTTAGCCCCAGACCTGCGCTGTCTAGAAACACCATGCTGGCTGATATTGTGGAAAAACTGAGGAGAACCGGCCTTCAAGATCCTGGTGCGAAGGCAGCGGATGTGGAGTGTGACGTTTGCACCGGGAAGAAACATCGAGCTGTTAAGTTCTGTGTGAAATGTCAGATATTATTCTGTGAAATTCACTTGAAGCCTCACAATGAAAGGAATCGCGGTAGGATGCATCCgcttattgaagttacaaaacaACCGCAAAAAAGAATCTGTTCACGGCACAATAAATTGCGGGATGTTTACTGTCGCACAGACCAACAGTGCATTTGTAGTTCGTGCTTAAAAGACGGACATAAGGGGCACAGCGTGGTGTCGGTTCTGGAGGAGAGGATGGAAAAACAG AAACATCTTGAGGAAGCGTGGAAGAAGTCAAAACAGAGGTGTAAGGAACGAGAAAAGGAACTCAAAGACATTGTAAAATACGTCAAG CGTTCTGCACAAGCATTTGAGGAGGACAGCGAAAAGATCTTCATCAGGCTGCTGCGCTGCGTTGAAAGGAAGCATTCGGAGGTGAAAGAGCAGATCAGATGTGAGGAGAGAACAGCTCTCAGCCAGACGGAGAAGTTTCTAGAACGACTGAATCAACAGATAGTTGAACACAGGAGAGGAGAGGCTGAGCTAGAGGCGCTCTCAAACACTGAGGATCATATCCAATTCCTACAG AACTATAAGACGCTCTGTGCCCCTCCTGACACTGGAAGTCGCCCTAGCATTGACGTCCATCCATACTTTCCTTTGCTGATATTGAGAAAAGCTCTCACAGAGCTGAGAGATAAAGTCAGTGACGTCTGTGACAGAGAATTGACGAAGATCTCAGAATTAG TTGATGAGCACGATCAGTCAGCTGAAAACTCCCCGAGTTGTCTGTTGAACACTGAAACAG CCCATACGCATTTACAACAGACTGAGCCGAGGACCAGGGGAGATTTCTTACAAT ACTGCTGTGATTTGATGTTGGACCCAAACACCGCCAACTTTTTCCTCCACCTTTCTGGAGAATACTCAGAGGTCTCAACCGTCCACGAGCCTCAGCCGTACCCGGATCACCCAGAGCGCTTCAGCAGCTGGGCTCAAGTCTTGTGCACCGAAGGTCTGTCTGGATGCGGATATTGGGAGGTGGAGTGGGGAGGCGGTGGAGGAGTTTCTATTGGAGTATCCTACAAATCGATTCCCAGGACTGGAGGGAATACGGACCGAAAACTGGGATGCAACTCAAAATCGTGGAGTTTGGATTTCTCAGATTCTCTTTGTTTGTTCCGGCACAGTAAGTTTAGTGTTGAAATACACACTCCAGCACCACACAGAGTCGGTGTGTATCTTGATCACAGTGCTGGAACTCTTGCATTTTATAGCATTTCTCTGGCAGATGATACCATGATTTTGCTGCATCGAGAGCAGACCACTTTTACTCAGCCTCTTTACCCTGGTTTCTGGGTTGGACTGGGGTCCACTTTGAAACTCTGTCGAACTTTCAGCTTCTCAGCTTAG